From Pseudomonas vanderleydeniana, the proteins below share one genomic window:
- a CDS encoding helix-turn-helix transcriptional regulator, producing the protein MERWNAYLDTQFCFDRPASLAHTGVLDPAIGQVLGSASGHYRARTVRPHLQYFDCDLQFPEPLRIDKVLPGSLCIVQVLHGQWQHRVDGRLNRYTTGAPHALGLSESMEAVDQLPAGSHARMAGLRISGDYLRELAEEDPTLQPLLGLLDQGMQFSELNRCRALGSLLERLYHSPYEGALERLHQESLSLAVLVELAAHLKTKDEKPTPALRGQRDLAHEARRQLDANLLDPPGSLVLAQQLGVGETTLRRAFGQVFGQSMLEYVRQQRMELARTLLQQKKWQVAQIAYRLGYANPANFNHAYKAYFGYAPGAE; encoded by the coding sequence ATGGAACGTTGGAACGCCTATCTGGATACGCAATTCTGCTTCGACCGCCCCGCGTCGCTGGCACACACCGGCGTGCTCGATCCCGCGATCGGCCAGGTGCTGGGCAGCGCCAGCGGGCACTATCGTGCGCGCACCGTGCGCCCGCACCTGCAGTACTTCGACTGCGACCTGCAGTTCCCCGAGCCCCTGCGCATCGACAAGGTATTACCCGGCAGCCTGTGCATCGTGCAGGTGCTGCACGGGCAGTGGCAGCATCGGGTCGACGGCCGGCTCAACCGGTACACCACCGGCGCACCGCATGCGCTGGGGCTGAGCGAGAGCATGGAAGCGGTGGACCAGTTGCCCGCCGGTAGCCATGCGCGCATGGCCGGACTGCGGATCTCTGGTGACTACCTGCGGGAATTGGCCGAAGAAGACCCGACCCTGCAGCCGTTGCTCGGGCTGCTCGACCAGGGCATGCAGTTCTCGGAGCTCAACCGTTGCCGGGCACTGGGGAGCCTGCTGGAGCGGCTATACCATTCGCCGTACGAAGGTGCGCTGGAACGCCTGCATCAGGAGAGCCTCAGCCTGGCGGTGCTGGTGGAACTGGCGGCGCATCTCAAGACGAAGGATGAAAAGCCAACACCGGCGCTGCGTGGGCAGCGGGATCTGGCGCATGAGGCCAGGCGGCAGTTGGATGCCAACCTGCTCGATCCGCCTGGCAGTCTGGTTTTGGCGCAGCAGTTAGGCGTCGGCGAAACCACCTTGCGCCGGGCGTTCGGGCAGGTGTTCGGGCAGTCGATGCTGGAGTATGTGCGACAGCAGCGGATGGAGTTGGCACGGACGTTGTTGCAGCAGAAGAAATGGCAGGTGGCGCAAATTGCCTATCGGTTGGGGTACGCCAATCCGGCGAATTTCAATCATGCGTACAAGGCGTATTTTGGGTATGCGCCGGGGGCGGAGTGA
- a CDS encoding PA0050 family protein has product MKKVLLAVFLLCGVSLTAQAACPVFGPSKDPCSGPVFGPSTCECP; this is encoded by the coding sequence ATGAAGAAAGTACTGTTGGCTGTGTTCCTGCTCTGTGGCGTCTCTCTTACCGCCCAAGCCGCGTGCCCGGTGTTCGGTCCGTCCAAAGACCCGTGCAGCGGGCCGGTGTTCGGTCCATCGACCTGCGAATGCCCTTGA
- a CDS encoding two-partner secretion domain-containing protein, protein MDVRQFAFLVRQPSAALKNRDHFLGLPKRGIAFLLANVMFWQPLWAQADGIVVSAPGTTLGQAGNGVPIVNIAAPNASGLSHNQFQDYNVGSNGLILNNATDRTQSTQLGGIILGNSNLNGRAASTILNEVNGGSPSQLRGYTEVAGQSAHVIVANPYGITCNGCGFINTPQATLTTGKPVITNGQVSGYQVDQGSVSIDGAGLNANNIDQFEIITRAAILNAQINANKLAIITGANDVDAKTLQATPRTANPNNAPQLAIDSSALGGMYAGAIKLVGTEAGVGVKLDGKMVASGGDIQLDANGHLSMVDTAATGAVNVKAQSLEAKGPVYAGTTLDVNTQGDLTSQNNLVAKDRITLNSGGQLTNNGIIEAGVNADNSRNTAGDVSVTAQSFSNTGKSVIASRDLTVTTAQTLTNQGGTLSGKRQTTVTAGTLDNQNQGRVLSADSLNLTADTVLNGQGGLINSVGQLTATLGHLNNNAGEVSTKASSTLILGTMDNLTGLVMADNTLGLTAAGAINNQNGVISGWQGLTVTGSSLDNRNSGTVSSRSGDVAVTLSGALLNSHAGAVVSQKALTVTADSLDNSDQGVLSSGAAQKLTVTGLLDNTLGGSITSSATLTLQAMALNNAGTLSADDALSFTGTDLDNSHGTFTGNAGVTLDLLGTLTNNYGKLSSAGPLLLQRSTQINNQNGGINSQDLLTLLTGSLDNSQNGTIGASDTLLVTASGKVDNSTGGLIASRNADLQLNADSLGNSKGSLQGKGAVTLNVTGDIDNQSGKVIAQDGDLSVTAANLDSRGGLLSSVKGAFESHIVGVLKNGYDLSNNNQGGTIQAQRLSLNAFGGIDNNGGRIAAQSGDAVLDVRSGNIDNRNGGVYASNLVQVSGTDFDNSGSNDGQISGNQINLDLKGALNNTGGIVESQSTLTINAASLNNQNGQLRALGKSSKTVFNIGGLLDNSNGRLETANTDLGLDAGSFQNQGGSLLHAGTGLFAISMANLSNVGGQLVTYGDLTLTADSWTNSTSIQADHLTVNVNHLSQTAGGQLLASSSLTGSGAAWTNDGLIGSDGTASVVLSGGYAGKGRLSSLGILGLHAAQLDLDSAASVAGGGNTTINIDGILNNSGRLTSAADMTVTAASLNNYGTLGSAQKLTATTGALLNDHGLIFSGSDMWLRVDSLTNSYASVYSLGNLTVDRDGQGAVASSILNSSGSLQSDGTMSLAASTIRNVRAVLNTSDQGIYTASISEVQCIEGYNAGDCSGKQNHVWQIVQRDRFEVTEASAASSITSGGNLTLLGGDLLNQSSTIAAGGALTATLTNLTNSGLETGETETSRTFLSERTNDAGMWYDSAASFNDHYSLGAADYNPNNLGGLQAAMSAFISITESELGQFRSTRKIDAGDQSYAAVIQAGGAVNVTAQGNIDSSVVRPGYTYVGSGPRTDTQAASSKFSTFVTVNQQLPPDLAQQQVNPVSLPGFSLPTGSNGLFRLSGQADNSAPAASLAHVAGLPDTSARSNPQKYLIETNPVLTDLKQFMSSDYLLSNLGYDPDTSAKRLGDGLYEEKLIDQAVVARTGQRFIDGQTSDDGMFKYLMNNALESKQALNLQLGVSLTSEQVAALTHDIVWMENETVNGEQVLVPVLYLANANNRLAANGALVQGSDVNLIAGKDLSNAGTLRASSNLTAAAGNDLVNSGLLEAGNRLDALAGNDLTNKAGGIIAGRDVGVTAVQGDVINERTLTIHQSGTDAKTEQRTFADNAAAIEATQSLTVTAGRDIDNVGSTLKSGTDTTLKAGRDVNITSAEEINSNTRGDRNRDQSITQDRSSISSGGNLTVSAGRDLTAVASQIDAKGDLSMAAAGDLILASVANEEHDYSKTKKVTSQHDHVSQVATSVSAGGDVRLSSGTDMTLVSSRVDAGHEAYLVSGSKLDLLAAQDSDYSLYDMKKRGAWGSKKTQRDEVTQVTNVGSQIKAGGDIGLISTGDQRYQAAKLDSGNDLTLQSGGAITFEGVKDLHKEDHAKSSTNLAWNTMKGKGSTDETLKQTEMAAKGQVVIKAVEGLHIDVKQVNEQTVSQAIDAMVQADPQLAWLKDAEKRGDVDWRQIKELHESYKYSNSSLGAGAMLAIIIIVTVLTAGTASTLVASAGESLGMGSTMAAATTATATTAATSAGLGNIIGTAVLTSMAGTGAVSVINNKGNLGAALGDTFSADSLKNAAISGLTAGAISYADSTWFKPAEGAPNGGSQVITAGPVQNPGYSSGMLTWGNATETLVRSGAHAVISSGISTAINGGSFSSNLGSALINEGLDLAAAAGNKGVGDLAEALHVEPGTATTMLLHATLGGLLSVAKGQDFTSGAIAGGVADGLTPIANGLLAQYASDQFSASDLSQEGSQKKIATAQIIGLLAASLAGGDPSTGSMIGGAAEKYNDESHLEKKIRSVLALLSGSQTNAGFENQVAAQDPVAEFDSMGFPVDRSSTKTPANQILLMSALLMAGFAPELIPELLGGSTEGAVASLPRAGGLFSEVGEGTSVDAGTGAGNTAATSEGGVDTAASARGEVSGRINGGRPDIEGDPYNPETVDQRSQINKDLYGSENLGPSDPRWLEIKQGQVAELRSTLTGKLRTEGNVAVADVHIEGLPGSMAAHSGIDEVTGDFIGEASRSFDSQILNNAKGAPIDRATDAEYKILDNISDMLAGNKGASGTVDIFSELKVCASCSEAIAQFKARFPNIDVNVVANPNGLRVPVK, encoded by the coding sequence ATGGACGTTCGCCAGTTCGCCTTCCTCGTGCGCCAGCCTTCTGCAGCCCTGAAAAACCGTGACCATTTCCTCGGGTTGCCCAAACGCGGGATCGCTTTCCTGCTGGCGAACGTCATGTTCTGGCAGCCGCTATGGGCGCAGGCGGATGGCATCGTGGTCAGCGCACCGGGGACGACGCTCGGCCAGGCGGGCAACGGCGTACCCATCGTCAACATTGCCGCCCCCAATGCCAGCGGCCTGTCGCACAACCAGTTCCAAGACTACAACGTTGGCAGCAACGGGCTGATCCTCAACAACGCCACCGACCGTACCCAGTCGACGCAATTGGGCGGGATCATTCTTGGCAACAGCAACCTCAACGGCCGTGCTGCGTCCACCATCCTCAACGAGGTCAACGGCGGCAGCCCCAGCCAGTTGCGTGGCTACACCGAGGTGGCGGGGCAGTCGGCCCATGTCATTGTTGCCAACCCTTACGGTATCACCTGTAACGGCTGCGGCTTCATCAACACCCCGCAGGCGACGCTGACCACCGGCAAACCGGTGATTACCAATGGACAGGTCTCGGGTTACCAGGTTGACCAAGGCAGCGTATCCATTGACGGCGCGGGTCTGAACGCCAACAACATCGACCAGTTTGAAATCATCACCCGCGCCGCGATCCTCAACGCGCAGATCAACGCGAACAAGCTGGCGATCATTACGGGCGCCAACGACGTCGATGCCAAGACGTTGCAAGCCACACCTCGTACTGCCAATCCGAACAATGCTCCACAGTTGGCCATCGACTCCTCGGCGCTGGGCGGCATGTACGCCGGTGCGATCAAGCTGGTGGGTACCGAGGCCGGTGTCGGGGTTAAACTCGACGGCAAGATGGTTGCCAGCGGTGGCGATATCCAGCTTGATGCCAACGGCCATCTGAGCATGGTCGATACGGCGGCGACCGGTGCGGTCAACGTCAAGGCCCAGAGCCTGGAAGCCAAGGGCCCGGTTTATGCTGGCACCACCCTGGACGTGAACACCCAGGGCGACCTGACCAGCCAGAACAACCTCGTCGCCAAGGACCGCATCACCCTCAACAGCGGCGGCCAACTGACCAACAACGGCATCATCGAAGCCGGAGTCAATGCTGATAACAGCCGCAACACCGCAGGCGATGTCAGCGTCACCGCACAAAGTTTTAGCAACACCGGCAAGAGCGTTATCGCCAGCCGCGACCTGACCGTCACCACCGCCCAGACCCTGACCAACCAGGGCGGCACCCTGAGCGGCAAGCGCCAGACCACCGTCACCGCCGGCACCCTCGACAACCAGAACCAGGGCCGAGTCCTCAGCGCCGACAGCTTGAACCTGACCGCCGATACCGTACTGAACGGGCAGGGCGGCCTGATCAACAGCGTCGGTCAATTGACTGCCACCCTCGGTCACTTGAACAACAATGCAGGCGAAGTTTCCACCAAGGCCAGCAGCACGCTGATCCTTGGCACGATGGACAACCTCACCGGCCTGGTGATGGCCGATAACACCCTGGGCCTCACCGCCGCCGGCGCGATCAACAACCAGAACGGGGTGATCTCCGGTTGGCAGGGCCTGACCGTCACCGGCAGCAGTCTGGACAACCGCAACAGCGGCACCGTCTCCAGTCGCAGCGGTGATGTCGCCGTCACCCTCAGTGGTGCGCTGCTCAACAGCCACGCCGGCGCGGTGGTCAGCCAGAAGGCCCTGACCGTCACCGCCGACAGCCTGGACAACAGTGACCAGGGCGTCCTTTCCAGCGGCGCTGCCCAGAAGCTGACTGTCACCGGCCTGCTCGACAACACCCTGGGCGGCTCCATCACCAGCTCGGCCACCCTGACCCTGCAGGCGATGGCCCTGAACAACGCCGGCACCCTCAGCGCCGATGACGCGCTGAGCTTCACCGGTACCGACCTGGACAACAGTCACGGCACCTTCACCGGCAATGCCGGGGTCACCCTCGACCTGCTCGGGACCCTGACCAATAACTACGGCAAGCTGTCCAGCGCAGGCCCGCTGCTGCTCCAGCGCAGCACGCAGATCAACAACCAGAACGGCGGGATCAACAGTCAGGACCTGCTGACTCTGCTCACCGGCAGCCTGGACAACAGCCAGAATGGCACCATCGGGGCTAGCGATACCTTGCTGGTCACGGCCAGCGGTAAAGTCGACAACAGCACTGGCGGCCTGATCGCCAGCCGCAATGCCGACCTGCAACTCAATGCTGACAGCCTGGGCAACAGCAAGGGCTCCCTGCAAGGCAAGGGGGCGGTCACTCTCAATGTCACCGGCGACATCGACAACCAGAGCGGCAAGGTCATCGCCCAGGACGGTGACCTGAGCGTCACCGCGGCCAACCTCGACAGCCGCGGCGGCCTGCTGTCCAGCGTCAAGGGCGCGTTCGAAAGCCACATCGTCGGTGTACTGAAGAACGGTTACGACCTGAGCAACAACAACCAGGGTGGCACGATCCAGGCCCAACGCCTGTCACTCAATGCCTTCGGCGGCATCGACAACAACGGTGGCCGCATCGCCGCTCAGTCGGGTGATGCGGTACTCGATGTCCGCAGCGGCAATATCGACAACCGCAATGGCGGCGTCTATGCCAGCAATCTCGTCCAGGTCAGCGGCACGGACTTCGATAACAGCGGCAGCAACGACGGTCAGATCAGTGGCAACCAGATCAATCTCGACCTCAAGGGCGCACTGAACAACACCGGTGGCATTGTCGAAAGCCAGAGCACCCTGACGATCAACGCGGCGAGCCTGAACAACCAGAACGGCCAGCTACGGGCGCTGGGCAAGAGCAGCAAGACCGTGTTCAACATTGGCGGCCTGCTCGACAACAGCAACGGGCGCCTGGAAACGGCCAACACCGACCTCGGGCTCGATGCCGGCAGTTTCCAGAACCAGGGCGGTAGCCTGCTGCATGCCGGCACCGGGTTGTTCGCCATCAGCATGGCCAACCTCAGTAATGTAGGTGGCCAACTGGTCACCTATGGCGACCTGACACTCACGGCCGATAGCTGGACCAACAGCACCTCGATCCAGGCCGATCACCTGACCGTCAACGTCAACCACCTGAGCCAGACCGCCGGTGGCCAGCTCCTGGCCTCCAGCAGCCTGACCGGCAGTGGAGCCGCCTGGACCAACGATGGCCTGATCGGCAGTGATGGCACGGCCAGCGTGGTGCTGAGTGGCGGCTATGCCGGCAAGGGACGCTTGAGTAGCCTGGGCATCCTGGGGCTGCACGCGGCGCAGCTTGACCTGGATTCGGCTGCGAGCGTGGCCGGTGGTGGCAACACCACGATCAACATCGACGGCATCCTGAACAACAGCGGGCGCTTGACTTCTGCGGCCGACATGACGGTCACCGCTGCCAGCCTCAACAATTACGGCACCCTGGGTAGCGCCCAGAAACTCACCGCCACCACTGGCGCCTTGCTCAATGACCATGGCCTGATCTTCAGCGGTAGTGACATGTGGCTGCGGGTCGATTCACTGACCAACAGTTATGCCAGTGTCTACAGTCTTGGCAACCTGACCGTCGATCGGGACGGGCAGGGCGCGGTGGCCAGCAGCATTCTCAACAGTTCCGGTTCGCTGCAGAGTGATGGAACCATGAGCCTGGCCGCCAGCACGATCAGGAACGTGCGCGCGGTGCTCAACACCAGCGACCAGGGCATCTACACCGCATCGATTTCCGAAGTCCAGTGCATCGAGGGCTACAACGCCGGCGACTGCAGCGGTAAGCAGAACCACGTCTGGCAGATCGTCCAACGCGACCGGTTCGAGGTCACCGAGGCTAGCGCGGCTTCCAGTATCACCTCCGGCGGCAACCTGACCCTCCTGGGTGGTGACCTGCTCAACCAGAGCAGCACCATTGCCGCCGGCGGCGCGCTCACCGCGACACTCACGAACCTGACCAACAGTGGCCTGGAAACCGGTGAAACCGAGACCTCGCGCACCTTCCTGTCCGAGCGTACCAATGATGCGGGCATGTGGTACGACAGCGCCGCTTCATTCAACGATCACTATTCTCTGGGCGCCGCCGACTACAATCCGAACAACCTCGGTGGTTTGCAGGCGGCCATGAGTGCCTTCATCAGTATCACCGAGAGTGAGCTGGGGCAGTTCCGCAGTACCCGCAAGATCGATGCCGGCGACCAGAGCTATGCCGCAGTGATCCAGGCCGGTGGCGCGGTCAATGTCACGGCGCAAGGCAACATCGACAGCAGCGTCGTGCGTCCGGGCTACACCTACGTCGGCAGTGGACCACGCACCGACACCCAGGCCGCGTCCAGCAAGTTCTCCACCTTCGTCACGGTCAACCAGCAACTGCCGCCGGACCTGGCACAGCAGCAGGTCAATCCGGTCAGCCTGCCGGGCTTCAGTCTGCCGACGGGCAGCAACGGACTGTTCCGCCTGAGTGGGCAAGCGGACAACAGTGCGCCGGCTGCAAGCCTCGCGCACGTGGCCGGTTTGCCGGACACCTCGGCCAGGAGCAATCCGCAGAAATACCTGATCGAGACCAACCCGGTCCTGACCGATCTCAAGCAGTTCATGAGCTCGGACTACCTGCTGTCCAACCTCGGCTATGACCCGGACACCAGCGCCAAGCGCCTGGGCGATGGGCTCTACGAGGAAAAACTGATTGATCAGGCGGTCGTGGCGCGTACCGGGCAGCGCTTCATCGATGGCCAGACCTCCGACGACGGCATGTTCAAGTACCTGATGAACAACGCCTTGGAGAGTAAGCAAGCGCTTAATCTGCAACTGGGCGTCAGCCTGACTTCCGAGCAGGTCGCAGCCCTGACCCATGACATCGTCTGGATGGAAAACGAGACGGTTAACGGTGAGCAGGTGCTGGTGCCGGTGCTCTACCTGGCCAATGCCAACAACCGCCTGGCCGCCAATGGCGCCCTGGTCCAGGGCAGCGATGTGAACCTGATCGCCGGCAAGGACCTGAGCAACGCCGGGACCCTGCGTGCCAGCAGCAACCTGACAGCTGCTGCCGGTAATGACCTGGTCAACAGCGGCCTGCTCGAGGCGGGTAATCGCCTTGATGCCCTGGCCGGCAACGACCTGACCAACAAGGCGGGCGGGATCATCGCCGGCCGCGATGTCGGTGTGACGGCGGTGCAGGGGGACGTGATCAACGAGCGCACCCTGACCATCCACCAGAGCGGCACGGACGCCAAGACCGAGCAGCGTACCTTCGCCGACAACGCGGCGGCGATCGAGGCGACGCAGAGCCTGACCGTCACGGCGGGCCGCGACATCGACAACGTCGGCAGCACGCTCAAGAGTGGTACCGACACCACGCTCAAGGCCGGCCGTGACGTCAACATCACCTCGGCTGAAGAGATCAACAGCAATACCCGTGGCGATCGCAACCGTGACCAGAGCATTACCCAGGACCGCTCCAGCATTTCTTCCGGAGGCAACCTCACGGTCAGCGCCGGTCGTGACCTGACGGCTGTTGCCAGTCAGATCGACGCCAAGGGCGATCTGTCAATGGCTGCGGCTGGTGACCTGATCCTGGCCTCTGTCGCGAACGAAGAGCACGACTACAGCAAGACCAAGAAGGTCACCTCCCAGCATGACCACGTCAGCCAGGTCGCCACCAGCGTCAGTGCTGGCGGTGACGTGAGGCTCAGTTCCGGCACCGACATGACCCTGGTGTCGAGCCGGGTCGATGCTGGCCATGAAGCCTACCTAGTGTCGGGCAGCAAGCTGGACCTGCTGGCGGCCCAGGATAGCGACTACTCGCTGTACGACATGAAGAAGCGCGGCGCCTGGGGCAGCAAGAAGACCCAGCGCGACGAAGTGACCCAGGTCACCAACGTGGGCAGCCAGATCAAGGCCGGTGGCGATATCGGCCTGATCAGCACGGGTGACCAGCGCTACCAGGCCGCCAAGCTCGACAGTGGCAATGACCTGACCCTCCAAAGCGGCGGTGCCATCACCTTCGAAGGCGTGAAGGATCTGCACAAGGAAGACCACGCCAAGAGCAGCACCAACCTGGCCTGGAACACCATGAAGGGCAAGGGCAGCACCGATGAGACCCTCAAGCAGACCGAAATGGCGGCCAAGGGGCAGGTGGTGATCAAGGCGGTTGAAGGCCTGCATATCGATGTGAAGCAGGTCAACGAACAGACCGTGAGCCAGGCGATCGATGCGATGGTCCAGGCCGACCCGCAACTGGCCTGGCTCAAGGACGCCGAGAAGCGCGGCGACGTCGACTGGCGGCAGATCAAGGAGCTTCACGAATCCTACAAATACAGCAACTCCAGCCTCGGTGCGGGGGCGATGCTGGCGATCATTATCATTGTGACGGTGTTGACTGCTGGTACTGCCAGCACGTTGGTTGCATCGGCGGGTGAGTCGCTGGGCATGGGCAGCACCATGGCGGCGGCGACCACTGCCACTGCGACCACGGCGGCGACCTCGGCAGGCTTGGGCAACATCATCGGCACGGCAGTACTGACGTCCATGGCGGGCACCGGTGCTGTCAGCGTCATCAACAACAAAGGCAACCTGGGGGCGGCGCTGGGCGACACCTTCAGTGCCGACAGTCTCAAAAATGCGGCCATCAGTGGGCTGACGGCAGGTGCTATCAGTTACGCTGACAGTACTTGGTTCAAGCCTGCCGAAGGAGCCCCAAACGGTGGCTCGCAGGTCATCACCGCCGGACCGGTGCAGAACCCCGGATACTCCAGCGGCATGCTCACTTGGGGCAATGCGACGGAAACCCTCGTGCGCAGCGGTGCGCATGCCGTGATCAGCAGTGGCATCTCTACTGCCATCAACGGAGGAAGCTTCAGCAGCAATCTGGGCAGTGCGCTCATCAACGAGGGGCTGGATCTGGCGGCGGCTGCCGGTAACAAAGGTGTCGGTGATCTGGCAGAGGCACTGCACGTTGAGCCAGGTACTGCGACCACGATGTTGCTGCATGCCACCTTGGGCGGGCTTCTCTCTGTTGCCAAGGGGCAGGACTTTACCAGTGGTGCTATTGCGGGAGGGGTGGCGGACGGGCTCACGCCTATTGCTAACGGACTATTGGCACAGTACGCCAGTGACCAGTTTTCGGCGAGCGATCTGAGTCAGGAAGGAAGCCAGAAGAAGATTGCAACGGCGCAGATTATTGGTCTTCTCGCTGCCTCTCTGGCCGGTGGAGATCCCAGTACCGGAAGCATGATTGGCGGTGCTGCCGAGAAATACAATGATGAGTCGCACCTAGAGAAAAAGATTAGATCTGTATTGGCCCTCCTGAGCGGCTCGCAGACCAATGCCGGTTTCGAAAACCAGGTGGCGGCACAAGATCCCGTAGCTGAGTTCGACAGCATGGGGTTCCCGGTCGACAGGTCCTCAACCAAAACGCCAGCCAATCAGATTCTTTTGATGTCGGCGTTACTGATGGCCGGGTTTGCGCCCGAGTTGATTCCCGAGCTACTTGGTGGGAGCACAGAAGGTGCGGTTGCCTCCCTGCCTAGGGCTGGAGGCCTATTCAGTGAGGTCGGTGAAGGAACCTCGGTTGACGCCGGCACAGGGGCCGGAAATACTGCCGCTACGAGTGAGGGCGGTGTTGATACTGCTGCAAGTGCAAGAGGTGAGGTTTCTGGTCGAATAAATGGTGGCCGGCCAGATATTGAGGGCGACCCCTACAATCCGGAAACCGTCGATCAAAGGAGCCAGATCAACAAGGATTTGTATGGCAGTGAAAACCTTGGGCCTAGTGATCCAAGATGGCTGGAGATCAAACAGGGGCAGGTTGCAGAGCTCAGGTCTACGCTAACTGGCAAGCTCAGAACTGAGGGCAATGTGGCTGTTGCTGATGTGCACATCGAGGGTTTGCCTGGGAGTATGGCTGCTCACAGCGGTATTGATGAAGTTACTGGTGACTTTATTGGAGAGGCGAGTAGGAGTTTTGACTCGCAGATTCTAAATAACGCAAAAGGAGCTCCAATAGATAGGGCTACCGATGCAGAGTATAAAATTCTAGATAACATTTCTGATATGTTGGCCGGTAATAAAGGGGCGAGCGGGACTGTAGATATTTTTAGTGAGCTTAAGGTTTGTGCTAGCTGCAGTGAGGCTATTGCGCAATTTAAGGCGAGATTTCCTAACATTGATGTTAATGTTGTTGCTAATCCTAATGGTCTTAGAGTTCCGGTGAAATAG
- a CDS encoding nucleoside hydrolase, translated as MSTQSLIHVLVDTDVDFDDYMAISYLLKHHAVKVEGITVTGVGAVHLSHGVENMSNFLTLFNDKTIEQTPVVAGFQRPLLYSNTFAFETRQAADQHYDAAFPGKNSNPTRTGAVQFLRETLEHANHKFTVLMIGGGTTWGHLFQQARTDAALQKLLRDKVERIVMMGGNLLPQYVKPGAGGNIKDALGDTPYYTNEVAEWNIFLDPLGTQLVFDSGIPVQLVALNASNDIPITQDFVRQLSQINDPVAQFLTQVLGSSTIAPGIGKYLYFWDPLAAVAITDPRFITFKRYHLRVEQELNEEQDTSGQLIPDDANGAPVDVALDSGRGFVLALYLNTLAGRSAEATVENAR; from the coding sequence ATGTCTACACAATCCCTTATTCATGTACTCGTGGACACCGATGTCGATTTCGACGATTACATGGCCATCTCGTATTTGCTCAAGCACCACGCGGTAAAAGTGGAAGGCATCACCGTGACGGGGGTAGGCGCTGTCCACCTGAGTCATGGCGTGGAAAACATGAGCAACTTCCTCACGTTGTTCAATGACAAGACCATCGAACAGACGCCGGTCGTGGCAGGCTTCCAGCGCCCACTGCTCTACAGCAACACCTTCGCCTTCGAGACGCGCCAGGCAGCGGATCAACACTACGACGCCGCGTTCCCCGGGAAAAACTCGAACCCCACGCGTACCGGCGCAGTCCAGTTCCTTCGGGAAACGCTGGAACACGCCAATCACAAGTTCACAGTATTGATGATCGGCGGCGGAACGACCTGGGGCCACCTGTTCCAGCAGGCCAGGACCGACGCTGCCTTGCAGAAATTGCTGCGCGACAAGGTCGAGCGGATCGTCATGATGGGGGGCAACCTGCTGCCCCAGTACGTCAAGCCCGGGGCCGGCGGCAACATCAAGGACGCGCTGGGGGATACGCCGTACTACACCAACGAGGTGGCCGAATGGAACATCTTCCTGGACCCACTGGGCACCCAACTGGTCTTTGACAGCGGGATTCCCGTCCAACTGGTGGCGCTCAATGCCTCCAATGATATCCCCATCACCCAGGATTTCGTGCGCCAGCTCTCGCAGATCAACGATCCGGTCGCACAGTTCCTCACCCAGGTGCTAGGCAGCTCGACCATCGCCCCCGGCATCGGCAAGTACCTGTATTTCTGGGACCCGTTGGCGGCCGTCGCCATCACCGATCCCCGGTTCATCACCTTCAAGCGCTATCACCTGCGGGTGGAACAGGAACTGAATGAGGAACAGGACACCAGCGGACAACTGATCCCCGACGACGCCAACGGAGCGCCGGTTGATGTCGCCCTGGACTCTGGCCGCGGGTTTGTCCTGGCGCTGTATCTGAACACCCTGGCGGGTAGATCGGCCGAGGCAACGGTCGAAAACGCGCGCTGA
- a CDS encoding PA0050 family protein: protein MKSKMLAVSLLLLGMFSLTAQADCAVLGPGGDPCAGPVLGPTVCECP, encoded by the coding sequence ATGAAAAGCAAGATGCTGGCGGTTTCGCTACTGCTGCTTGGGATGTTCTCGCTGACGGCGCAGGCCGATTGCGCAGTGCTCGGGCCGGGGGGCGATCCCTGTGCTGGCCCGGTGCTGGGCCCGACCGTCTGCGAGTGCCCGTGA